In a single window of the Spodoptera frugiperda isolate SF20-4 chromosome 19, AGI-APGP_CSIRO_Sfru_2.0, whole genome shotgun sequence genome:
- the LOC118280870 gene encoding cytoplasmic FMR1-interacting protein-like, protein YIAPQQRASAVLRAVPVLRGAAQTARLPGRAAVARAPAPHHHAPAHTDDTNEFHRLWSALQFLYCIPVGDTQFTVEELFGEGLHWAGCTIIALLGQQRRFEALDFCYHILRVQRVDGKDESVKGIPLKRMVDRIRRFQVLNSQIFGVLARHLAADEERAGVEHVRCFPPPSAPIHQIN, encoded by the exons TATATCGCCCCCCAGCAGCGGGCGAGCGCTGTGCTGCGGGCTGTCCCTGTTCTCCGTGGTGCTGCGCAGACTGCGCGCCTGCCTGGCCGCGCCGCAGtggcccgcgcccccgcgccccacCACCACGCGCCCGCGCACACTGACGACACCAACGAGTTCCACAG ACTGTGGTCGGCCCTGCAGTTCCTGTATTGTATACCCGTTGGTGACACGCAGTTTACTGTCGA GGAGCTATTCGGCGAAGGTCTCCACTGGGCTGGGTGTACGATTATAGCGTTGCTGGGTCAGCAGAGAAGGTTCGAAGCTCTGGACTTCTGCTACCACATCCTGAGAGTGCAGCGAGTCGACGGGAAAGACGAGTCGGTTAAAGGGATT CCCCTAAAACGCATGGTGGACCGCATCCGGCGCTTCCAAGTGCTGAACTCGCAAATATTCGGCGTCCTCGCGCGCCACCTGGCGGCCGACGAGGAGAGGGCCGGCGTCGAGCACGTGCGCTGCTTCCCTCCGCCCTCCGCGCCCATACATCAGATCAATTAG
- the LOC126911790 gene encoding cytoplasmic FMR1-interacting protein-like — translation MLCPTRESKLRPFFPAVALQLDIHLRSLMLCKCSNISPPSSGRALCCGLSLFSVVLRRLRACLAAPQWPAPPAPHHHAPAHTDDTNEFHRLWSALQFLYCIPVGDTQFTVEELFGEGLHWAGCTIIALLGQQRRFEALDFCYHILRVQRVDGKDESVKGIPLKRMVDRIRRFQVLNSQIFGVLARHLAADEERAGVEHVRCFPPPSAPIHQIN, via the exons ATGctgtgcccgacccgggaatcgaagctGAGACCCTTtttcccggcagtcgcactacaGCTGGATATCCACTTGCGAAGCCTCATG TTATGTAAATGCAGTAATATATCGCCCCCCAGCAGCGGGCGAGCGCTGTGCTGCGGGCTGTCCCTGTTCTCCGTGGTGCTGCGCAGACTGCGCGCCTGCCTGGCCGCGCCGCAGtggcccgcgccccccgcgccccacCACCACGCGCCCGCGCACACTGACGACACCAACGAGTTCCACAG ACTGTGGTCGGCCCTGCAGTTCCTGTATTGTATACCCGTTGGTGACACGCAGTTTACTGTCGA GGAGCTATTCGGCGAAGGTCTCCACTGGGCTGGGTGTACGATTATAGCGTTGCTGGGTCAGCAGAGAAGGTTCGAAGCTCTGGACTTCTGCTACCACATCCTGAGAGTGCAGCGAGTCGACGGGAAAGACGAGTCGGTTAAAGGGATT CCCCTAAAACGCATGGTGGACCGCATCCGGCGCTTCCAAGTGCTGAACTCGCAAATATTCGGCGTCCTCGCGCGCCACCTGGCGGCCGACGAGGAGAGGGCCGGCGTCGAGCACGTGCGCTGCTTCCCTCCGCCCTCCGCGCCCATACATCAGATCAATTAG
- the LOC126911791 gene encoding cytoplasmic FMR1-interacting protein-like has product MFRNILYYDLNNTLCYLCKCSNISPPSSGRALCCGLSLFSVVLRRLRACLAAPQWPAPPAPHHHAPAHTDDTNEFHRLWSALQFLYCIPVGDTQFTVEELFGEGLHWAGCTIIALLGQQRRFEALDFCYHILRVQRVDGKDESVKGIPLKRMVDRIRRFQVLNSQIFGVLARHLAADEERAGVEHVRCFPPPSAPIHQIN; this is encoded by the exons ATGTTTAGAAACATCCTGTATTATGACTTGAACAACACCCTGTGCTAC TTATGTAAATGCAGTAATATATCGCCCCCCAGCAGCGGGCGAGCGCTGTGCTGCGGGCTGTCCCTGTTCTCCGTGGTGCTGCGCAGACTGCGCGCCTGCCTGGCCGCGCCGCAGtggcccgcgccccccgcgccccacCACCACGCGCCCGCGCACACTGACGACACCAACGAGTTCCACAG ACTGTGGTCGGCCCTGCAGTTCCTGTATTGTATACCCGTTGGTGACACGCAGTTTACTGTCGA GGAGCTATTCGGCGAAGGTCTCCACTGGGCTGGGTGTACGATTATAGCGTTGCTGGGTCAGCAGAGAAGGTTCGAAGCTCTGGACTTCTGCTACCACATCCTGAGAGTGCAGCGAGTCGACGGGAAAGACGAGTCGGTTAAAGGGATT CCCCTAAAACGCATGGTGGACCGCATCCGGCGCTTCCAAGTGCTGAACTCGCAAATATTCGGCGTCCTCGCGCGCCACCTGGCGGCCGACGAGGAGAGGGCCGGCGTCGAGCACGTGCGCTGCTTCCCTCCGCCCTCCGCGCCCATACATCAGATCAATTAG